The Toxorhynchites rutilus septentrionalis strain SRP chromosome 3, ASM2978413v1, whole genome shotgun sequence genome includes a region encoding these proteins:
- the LOC129776534 gene encoding probable 39S ribosomal protein L45, mitochondrial produces MASITALSRISSKFLQIPSAGFLAPCLQNTVVQQQQQVRHRRTKHWDPKWKRLRIAKFVKVDIPNLNERAEDMSREQIKSRMKERGILPPRPWLERPFHISCTGGVFEPYVPPEGDGKMSAVSKEGAMQKFEIVEKKTKSMMAIRKIRNYDDEFESKEFAAQAQDIYIDAHNTLAAKNKYRLREIVTERAYPELMHNVLDKTIHWKFLKSLEPPRVVHARCTDVITKENIFAQVTVRFHTQQTLAIYDRFGRLMHGSEMLAKDCLEYVVFEKHLSNEYGVWRLHEKIIPDWLPPKSPAYITYRVDDEPPAEKKEESKEVTVASEEGDKVQLVAT; encoded by the exons ATGGCATCGATTACAGCACTGAGCCGCATTAGTTCAAAGTTTTTACAG ATACCTTCCGCGGGTTTTCTAGCACCATGCCTTCAGAATACTGTTgtacaacagcagcagcaagttCGCCATCGGCGAACCAAGCACTGGGATCCTAAATGGAAGCGATTGCGTATAGCGAAGTTCGTGAAGGTAGATATCCCAAATCTAAACGAGCGAGCTGAAGACATGAGTCGTGAGCAGATCAAGTCTCGGATGAAGGAGCGTGGTATTCTCCCACCGCGACCATGGCTGGAAAGACCTTTCCACATTAGCTGCACTGGAGGTGTTTTTGAGCCATATGTTCCACCGGAAGGCGATGGTAAAATGTCTGCGGTTTCCAAAGAAGGTGCAATGCAAAAGTTTGAGATAGTGGAAAAGAAGACCAAATCTATGATGGCGATAAGGAAAATTCGCAATTATGATGATGAATTTGAGTCGAAAGAATTCGCAGCCCAAGCACAGGATATTTACATTGATGCGCATAACACACTAGCGGCGAAAAACAAGTACAGACTCCGTGAGATTGTTACCGAGAGAGCCTACCCTGAACTCATGCATAACGTGTTGGACAAAACAATTCACTGGAAGTTTTTGAAGTCTCTAGAGCCCCCACGAGTGGTTCATGCACGCTGCACCGACGTCATAACTAAGGAGAACATATTTGCACAGGTCACGGTTCGATTTCACACCCAGCAAACCCTGGCCATTTATGACCGATTCGGGCGGTTAATGCATGGCAGCGAGATGCTCGCGAAAGATTGCCTTGAGTATGTGGTTTTCGAAAAGCATTTATCGAACGAGTATGGCGTTTGGCGACTTCACGAGAAAATTATTCCCGATTGGCTGCCTCCCAAGTCCCCGGCGTACATCACGTATCGTGTTGACGATGAACCACCGGCAGAGAAAAAAGAGGAAAGTAAGGAAGTTACTGTTGCCAGCGAGGAGGGCGATAAAGTGCAACTGGTTGCGACTTAG
- the LOC129778340 gene encoding V-type proton ATPase subunit E — MALSDADVQKQIKHMMAFIEQEANEKAEEIDAKAEEEFNIEKGRLVQQQRLKIMEYYEKKEKQVELQKKIQSSNMLNQARLKVLKVREDHVASVLDECRRRLGDITRDPASYGTILSALITQGLLQLMEANVTIRGRQNDAQLIQNILPSAVEAYKNTCGKNVVVTLDTEHFLPADSTGGIDLITHSGRIKISNTLESRLELIAQQLIPEIRNALFGRNINRKFTD; from the exons ATGGCCCTGAGCGACGCAGATGTCCAGAAACAG ATCAAACACATGATGGCCTTCATCGAACAGGAGGCCAACGAGAAAGCGGAGGAAATCGATGCTAAGGCCGAAGAAGAGTTCAACATCGAGAAGGGCCGTCTGGTTCAGCAGCAGCGTcttaagatcatggaatactaCGAGAAAAAGGAAAAGCAAGTTGAGTTGCAGAAAAAGATTCAATCCTCGAACATGTTGAATCAGGCTCGTCTGAAG GTGCTCAAAGTACGCGAGGATCATGTTGCCAGCGTGCTCGATGAATGCAGACGTCGGCTGGGAGACATTACGCGCGATCCTGCCAGCTACGGCACGATTCTTTCTGCTCTCATCACTCAGGGATTGCTTCAG CTTATGGAAGCGAACGTAACTATTCGTGGTCGCCAAAATGATGCTCAGCTGATTCAAAACATTTTGCCATCGGCTGTTGAGGCGTACAAAAACACTTGTGGCAAGAATGTCGTTGTCACGTTGGACACCGAGCATTTTCTTCCGGCCGACTCCACTGGCGGAATTGATTTAATTACTCATTCAGGACGTATAAAG ATCTCCAACACTTTGGAATCACGGTTGGAGCTCATTGCCCAGCAATTGATACCAGAAATTCGTAACGCTTTGTTTGGTCGTAACATTAATCGCAAGTTCACCGATTAA